In a genomic window of Sphingomonas koreensis:
- a CDS encoding prepilin peptidase, translated as MESWIWPAALGVLGLIFGSFIATVALRWPEGRSALRGRSQCDSCRKALRAHELVPLLSYALQRGRCRACGAAIHPGHPGVEVAGMLIGIAAGLVAPGWHGVAGAVFGWLLLALAALDLAAFWLPNALTALLALAGIVDGLFFPPNLADRLLGGLFGFGLLWLVAFTYRHVRGREGLGGGDPKMFGGIGLWLGASMLAPVLLAASLIGLAVALAVRISGRKMEMTSRLPLGTLLAVAAFPAWLYSTGV; from the coding sequence ATTGAATCCTGGATATGGCCCGCCGCGCTTGGCGTGCTCGGCCTGATCTTCGGCAGCTTCATCGCCACCGTCGCGCTGCGCTGGCCCGAAGGGCGCAGCGCGCTGCGCGGCCGCTCGCAATGCGATTCGTGCCGCAAGGCGCTGCGCGCGCATGAGCTGGTGCCATTGCTCAGCTATGCGCTCCAGCGGGGCCGGTGCCGGGCCTGTGGCGCTGCGATCCACCCCGGGCATCCTGGCGTGGAGGTTGCGGGCATGCTGATCGGCATCGCCGCCGGGCTCGTCGCTCCCGGCTGGCACGGTGTTGCCGGCGCGGTGTTCGGCTGGCTGCTGCTGGCGCTCGCCGCGCTCGATCTCGCCGCCTTCTGGCTGCCCAACGCCCTCACCGCCCTGCTCGCGCTTGCCGGTATCGTCGATGGCCTGTTCTTTCCGCCCAACTTGGCCGACCGCCTGCTTGGCGGGCTGTTCGGCTTCGGGCTGCTCTGGCTCGTCGCCTTCACCTACCGCCACGTCCGCGGACGCGAGGGGCTGGGCGGGGGCGATCCCAAGATGTTCGGCGGCATCGGCCTGTGGCTCGGCGCCTCGATGCTCGCCCCCGTGCTGCTCGCCGCCAGCCTTATCGGCCTCGCCGTGGCGCTGGCCGTGCGGATTTCGGGCCGCAAAATGGAGATGACGAGCCGCCTCCCACTCGGCACATTGCTCGCCGTCGCCGCCTTTCCGGCATGGCTCTATTCGACGGGGGTTTAG
- a CDS encoding acetyl-CoA C-acyltransferase, producing the protein MSTDPVVIISYARTPMGSMQGVLSDATATELGAAAVGAAVERAGLKGEAVERIYMGCVLPAGLGQAPARQAARKAGLPDHVEATTVNKMCGSGMQAAIMGAEALAAGSVDLLVAGGLESMTNAPYLSMKHRSGARIGHDRLFDHMFLDGLEDAYEPGRAMGTFAEEIATEYQFTREAQDEFAIASLMRAQKAQQTGGFDREITPVEIKTRKGVVTVDKDEQPAKADPSKIPTLKPAFAKDGTITAANASSISDGAAALVLTRASVAERLGLDPVARIVSHAAHAHLPARFTTAPVFAMQKALGKAGWGIGDVDLFEVNEAFAVVAMIAMRDLSISHDVLNVNGGACALGHPVGASGARILATLLAALQNSGQKRGLASLCIGGGEATAMAVELMH; encoded by the coding sequence ATGTCCACCGATCCTGTCGTCATCATATCCTATGCCCGTACCCCGATGGGGAGCATGCAGGGCGTGCTGTCCGACGCGACGGCTACCGAGCTGGGCGCAGCGGCGGTGGGCGCAGCGGTCGAGCGCGCGGGGCTGAAAGGGGAGGCGGTCGAGCGCATCTATATGGGCTGTGTGCTGCCTGCCGGCCTGGGCCAGGCGCCGGCGCGGCAGGCGGCGCGCAAGGCGGGTCTGCCCGATCACGTCGAGGCCACGACGGTCAACAAGATGTGCGGATCGGGGATGCAGGCCGCGATCATGGGCGCCGAGGCGCTGGCGGCGGGATCGGTCGACCTGCTCGTTGCGGGCGGGCTCGAGAGCATGACCAACGCGCCCTATCTGTCGATGAAGCATCGCAGCGGCGCGCGGATCGGGCATGACCGGCTGTTCGATCATATGTTCCTCGACGGGCTCGAGGATGCCTATGAGCCGGGCCGGGCGATGGGGACGTTCGCCGAGGAGATCGCGACCGAATACCAGTTCACCCGCGAGGCGCAGGACGAATTCGCGATCGCCAGCCTGATGCGCGCGCAGAAGGCGCAGCAGACCGGCGGGTTCGACCGCGAGATCACCCCGGTCGAGATCAAGACGCGCAAGGGCGTGGTGACCGTGGACAAGGACGAACAGCCGGCCAAGGCCGACCCCTCGAAGATCCCGACGCTCAAGCCCGCCTTCGCCAAGGACGGCACGATCACCGCGGCCAACGCTTCGTCGATCTCCGACGGCGCGGCGGCGCTGGTGCTGACGCGCGCATCGGTCGCCGAGCGCCTCGGCCTCGACCCGGTCGCGCGGATCGTGTCGCATGCGGCGCACGCGCATCTGCCCGCGCGCTTCACCACCGCGCCGGTGTTCGCGATGCAAAAGGCGCTCGGCAAGGCGGGCTGGGGCATCGGCGACGTCGATCTGTTCGAGGTGAACGAGGCGTTCGCGGTGGTCGCGATGATCGCGATGCGCGACCTGTCGATCTCGCACGACGTGCTCAACGTCAATGGCGGCGCCTGCGCGCTCGGCCATCCGGTCGGGGCGAGCGGCGCGCGCATTCTCGCCACGCTGCTCGCTGCGCTGCAGAACAGCGGCCAGAAGCGCGGACTGGCTTCGCTGTGCATCGGCGGCGGCGAGGCGACGGCAATGGCGGTCGAGCTGATGCACTGA
- the aac(6') gene encoding aminoglycoside 6'-N-acetyltransferase, whose translation MEIVTAGAAHKEAWASLREALWPEGSRDEHATEIVEFIAEMAEGREQICFLAISGDEAVGFAEAAIRHDYVNGCDTSPVAFLEGIYVAPPSRRAGVAGALLAAVEAWGRHGGCTELGSDAALTNVQSHAFHRGLGFEETERVVYFRKVIEQQD comes from the coding sequence CTGGAAATCGTCACTGCCGGCGCGGCGCACAAAGAGGCGTGGGCCTCGCTGCGCGAAGCGCTGTGGCCCGAAGGCAGCCGCGACGAACACGCAACCGAGATCGTCGAGTTCATTGCCGAGATGGCAGAGGGCCGGGAGCAGATCTGCTTCCTGGCGATTAGCGGCGACGAGGCCGTAGGCTTTGCCGAAGCCGCGATCCGGCATGACTATGTCAATGGCTGCGACACCTCTCCCGTAGCATTTCTGGAGGGCATCTATGTCGCCCCGCCGAGCCGGCGTGCCGGGGTTGCGGGCGCGCTGCTGGCGGCGGTGGAGGCCTGGGGGCGCCATGGCGGCTGCACCGAACTGGGTTCGGACGCCGCGTTGACGAATGTCCAGAGCCACGCCTTTCACCGCGGTCTCGGCTTCGAGGAGACCGAGCGGGTGGTGTATTTCCGCAAGGTGATCGAGCAACAGGACTGA